A single window of Granulicella mallensis MP5ACTX8 DNA harbors:
- a CDS encoding ferritin-like domain-containing protein, which produces MAGKTQAPEFEQITVEQAKAIRAERTLNRRRFMVGLSLAGAAGSMALLGGCGNSHSNGSSTVMAAGPSETDVLNFALNLEYLEATFYSFATQGTDLPSNLTAGSGAITGAPSAKIAFPNQQITDIFNEIFFNEMSHVADLQSLIGSGHVTRPALDLSAAGAVTSANIITISRQFEDVGTTAYAGATALLTGTNLAYAAQILAVEGFQAGALRLIAIQQSAPFAAADSLDVPTSDPGAEVLATQGPTAAGGFFATSGTATATTSVPLATAFTRSTSQVLQIVYNAAGKTGISKGGFFPAGLNGNIATS; this is translated from the coding sequence ATGGCAGGTAAGACACAGGCACCGGAGTTCGAGCAGATAACAGTCGAGCAGGCAAAAGCGATCCGCGCTGAGCGGACCCTAAACCGTAGAAGATTTATGGTCGGGCTTAGTCTTGCTGGCGCTGCGGGGAGTATGGCACTTCTGGGCGGATGCGGTAACTCGCACTCGAACGGCTCGTCCACCGTGATGGCGGCCGGCCCTTCAGAGACCGATGTTCTGAACTTCGCACTGAATCTCGAGTACCTTGAGGCAACGTTCTATTCCTTTGCGACTCAAGGTACCGATCTCCCCTCCAACCTTACCGCGGGCAGCGGAGCCATCACCGGAGCTCCGAGCGCAAAGATTGCATTTCCCAACCAGCAGATCACCGATATCTTCAACGAGATCTTCTTCAACGAAATGTCTCACGTAGCAGATCTGCAGTCGTTGATCGGCAGCGGTCATGTCACACGGCCGGCCCTGGATCTATCGGCAGCTGGAGCCGTCACCTCGGCCAACATCATCACGATCTCTCGTCAATTTGAAGATGTAGGCACAACAGCCTATGCAGGGGCCACCGCTCTGCTGACCGGAACAAACCTCGCCTATGCGGCGCAGATTCTGGCGGTAGAAGGCTTCCAGGCAGGCGCATTGCGTCTGATCGCCATCCAACAGTCAGCCCCCTTTGCTGCAGCCGACTCTCTCGATGTTCCAACCAGCGATCCCGGCGCGGAGGTACTGGCAACCCAGGGTCCAACCGCAGCCGGTGGCTTCTTTGCTACCTCCGGCACAGCCACGGCAACAACCTCTGTGCCGCTCGCAACAGCTTTCACGCGTAGCACCTCGCAGGTCCTTCAGATTGTCTATAACGCTGCTGGCAAGACCGGCATATCCAAAGGCGGCTTCTTCCCCGCAGGCTTGAATGGAAATATTGCGACTAGCTAG
- a CDS encoding DUF6908 domain-containing protein, whose protein sequence is MQTILAILKQAGGWNHGLYLKIENPPYAALVIDVMDESGPRGLPALSVAQYANGLAMSEMCFELGLKGGMHLDPFSYRNDHIGVDESSRAIEDGNYVHPLSLHAQHERLAQQWDSSLRLQGFVEAFERQHRLG, encoded by the coding sequence ATGCAAACCATCCTCGCAATCCTCAAACAGGCCGGAGGTTGGAACCACGGCCTTTATCTCAAGATTGAGAATCCGCCCTATGCCGCTCTCGTGATCGACGTAATGGATGAGTCTGGCCCTCGTGGTCTGCCAGCCCTGTCCGTCGCTCAGTATGCCAACGGTCTGGCGATGTCCGAGATGTGTTTCGAGCTTGGACTTAAGGGTGGGATGCACCTCGACCCCTTCTCGTACCGCAATGACCATATCGGCGTCGATGAGTCGAGTCGGGCCATCGAAGACGGCAATTATGTCCACCCCCTCAGCTTGCACGCGCAACACGAACGACTCGCGCAGCAGTGGGATAGCAGCTTGCGTTTGCAGGGCTTCGTTGAAGCCTTCGAGCGGCAGCACCGGTTGGGGTAG
- a CDS encoding ArdC family protein: protein MNTAPATTTLDSLSTPNPKQTQQKSDRPKGIKEAIAANVKCLIEQLEAGHSDALTAYLNAMSRFHNYSFGNVLEIAWQRPTATRVAGLYAWNQLGRKVKKGEKGIRILAPIIGIKRKKDEETEKDITRQNTRVLVGFRNAYVFDVSQTEGAELPALREMSGDAGENRDRLVFFMEQQGIELVFTENIRPALGISYGGRIDILPGQSKAEEFATLVHEVAHELLHKAESRTTTTKAVRETEAEAIAFVVGKAVGLDTGTSSADYIHLHHGNASLLAESLEVIQQNSGIILAALQPPTEE from the coding sequence ATGAACACTGCACCCGCGACCACCACCCTAGACAGCCTATCTACTCCGAACCCTAAACAGACACAACAGAAGAGTGATCGTCCCAAAGGGATTAAAGAAGCTATCGCCGCCAATGTGAAATGCCTCATTGAACAGCTTGAGGCCGGACACAGCGATGCGCTCACCGCCTACCTCAACGCCATGAGCCGCTTTCATAACTACAGCTTTGGCAATGTCTTGGAAATCGCATGGCAGCGGCCAACCGCAACCCGCGTTGCCGGGCTGTACGCCTGGAACCAGTTAGGCCGCAAGGTGAAGAAGGGAGAGAAGGGAATCCGCATTCTGGCTCCCATCATCGGTATCAAGCGCAAGAAGGACGAAGAAACCGAGAAGGACATCACCCGCCAGAACACCCGCGTTCTTGTTGGCTTTCGCAATGCCTACGTCTTCGATGTCTCGCAGACCGAGGGCGCGGAGCTTCCCGCACTACGCGAGATGAGCGGCGATGCAGGCGAGAACCGTGACCGGCTTGTCTTTTTCATGGAGCAGCAGGGAATTGAGCTTGTTTTTACCGAGAATATTCGTCCAGCGCTCGGCATAAGCTACGGCGGACGCATCGACATCTTGCCGGGACAGTCGAAGGCCGAGGAGTTCGCCACCCTTGTGCATGAGGTCGCGCACGAGTTGTTGCATAAGGCCGAAAGCCGCACCACAACCACCAAGGCTGTGCGGGAGACGGAGGCCGAAGCTATTGCCTTCGTCGTGGGCAAGGCCGTTGGTCTGGATACCGGAACCTCGTCCGCTGATTACATCCACCTGCATCACGGCAACGCTTCCTTGCTGGCCGAGAGCTTGGAAGTGATTCAACAGAACTCCGGCATCATCCTCGCAGCATTGCAGCCGCCGACCGAAGAATAG
- a CDS encoding LysR family transcriptional regulator — protein MYEWAELRHFKYLLTILERQGFRAAAEELRTAQPNLSVQARQFQENASVRLFRKVKGGRIRPTETGVAFKVLARFLLETRDEVVDALIAIERGEVSSVRFGCSPLIDQSLFQSFCDLHKEILPVCPVRPTHGDTAHLAEEVVSGTVDAAIVTLPLRHPDLRIEELRRDRLVACLRRDDPFAAKASLQVADLQGNLAVLYHPQRHPDAHERLLELLGDAGVKIEDYSCASHPSEMQTLVKGGHGFALIREGINLDEELTTRPIAGVDWTVDTAFIYRKTRHPKTVPILVKRLVKQLSQTQIGKETALNKVSIPSQASIPNGMRPAQREKNGPVQMALIS, from the coding sequence ATGTATGAATGGGCCGAGCTTCGCCATTTCAAATATTTGCTGACGATTCTGGAACGACAGGGATTCCGTGCTGCTGCGGAGGAATTGCGTACCGCACAACCGAATCTCAGCGTTCAGGCCAGGCAGTTCCAAGAGAACGCTTCAGTGCGTCTCTTTCGCAAGGTAAAGGGCGGGCGTATTCGGCCCACGGAAACTGGCGTCGCATTCAAGGTCTTAGCTCGGTTCCTACTAGAGACCCGCGATGAGGTTGTCGATGCCCTCATAGCGATTGAGCGCGGCGAGGTTAGTTCTGTTCGATTCGGATGCAGCCCTCTGATTGATCAGAGCTTGTTCCAAAGCTTCTGCGATCTACACAAGGAGATTCTTCCCGTCTGCCCGGTACGACCAACACATGGAGACACGGCGCACCTGGCGGAAGAAGTTGTGTCAGGAACGGTCGATGCCGCCATTGTGACGTTGCCATTGCGTCATCCGGATCTACGTATCGAAGAGTTACGGCGTGACCGGCTCGTGGCTTGCTTACGGAGAGACGATCCCTTCGCGGCGAAAGCTTCTCTACAGGTCGCCGATTTGCAGGGTAATCTTGCGGTTCTCTATCATCCGCAACGACATCCAGATGCTCACGAGAGATTGCTGGAACTCCTCGGAGATGCCGGTGTGAAGATTGAAGATTATTCGTGCGCCTCGCATCCTTCCGAGATGCAGACTCTGGTCAAAGGAGGGCATGGCTTCGCGTTGATCCGTGAGGGAATAAACCTCGATGAAGAACTAACGACTCGTCCGATTGCCGGTGTGGATTGGACGGTGGATACAGCCTTCATCTATCGCAAAACTCGCCATCCAAAGACCGTTCCAATCTTGGTTAAGCGTCTCGTGAAACAGCTCTCCCAAACTCAGATTGGCAAAGAGACAGCACTGAATAAAGTATCCATCCCTTCACAGGCTTCTATTCCAAATGGAATGCGCCCTGCACAGCGCGAGAAAAATGGGCCAGTTCAAATGGCGCTCATAAGTTAG
- a CDS encoding excisionase family DNA-binding protein, with protein sequence MPNNQRLLVGRREAAGLLSISARALDYLVANKRLSSRRIGSRVLIPLSDLQRFARGDHPERLAG encoded by the coding sequence ATGCCCAACAACCAACGGTTGCTCGTGGGCAGAAGGGAGGCAGCAGGGCTGCTTTCAATCAGCGCACGCGCCCTAGACTACCTGGTCGCGAACAAGCGGCTTTCGAGCAGACGGATCGGGTCACGTGTTCTCATTCCTCTTTCAGACTTGCAGCGATTCGCTCGTGGAGACCATCCGGAGCGTCTTGCAGGCTGA
- a CDS encoding 2-dehydropantoate 2-reductase: MARIAIVGVGAIGSVVAALLQSVEQHELILCTRRPLSHLNVETPEGSINISYSNLTDLSQAGSVDWVIVATKTYDAPGAGAWVEHFCRQGAPVAVIQNGVEHRERFASYVQRDQIVSVIIDCPAERRAPESVHQRGPAELFIQADVLGRSFAALFQGSAAQITLTADFLSAAWRKLCINSAGSISALLGKPAGVFQDEAIGEATLEVVSECAAVGRAVGAILDEDIPQKVLTQYRNYPIDSVNSLLADRLAGRPMETDARIGAIVRHGRQRNIPTPRNSLLLALLEAI, encoded by the coding sequence ATGGCACGGATCGCAATCGTGGGAGTGGGCGCAATCGGATCTGTCGTCGCTGCGCTACTACAGTCCGTCGAACAGCACGAACTTATACTATGTACGCGACGTCCTCTCTCTCACCTCAATGTTGAGACGCCTGAAGGAAGCATCAACATTTCCTACTCGAACCTTACCGACCTTTCACAGGCGGGGTCAGTGGATTGGGTCATAGTTGCCACCAAGACTTACGATGCTCCGGGTGCCGGTGCATGGGTCGAACATTTCTGCAGGCAAGGTGCTCCCGTCGCGGTGATTCAGAATGGAGTGGAGCATCGCGAACGGTTTGCTTCCTATGTACAGAGGGACCAGATCGTCTCTGTCATTATCGATTGCCCAGCCGAGCGCCGAGCACCCGAGAGCGTGCACCAACGCGGACCCGCTGAGCTATTCATACAGGCAGATGTGCTTGGCCGATCTTTCGCGGCCCTATTTCAGGGCTCAGCCGCGCAGATCACTCTGACCGCTGACTTTCTTTCCGCCGCCTGGCGCAAACTTTGTATAAACTCCGCCGGTTCGATCTCTGCGCTTTTGGGCAAACCTGCTGGTGTTTTTCAGGATGAGGCGATCGGTGAGGCGACGCTCGAGGTCGTGAGTGAGTGCGCCGCCGTAGGCCGCGCTGTAGGAGCGATCCTCGACGAGGATATCCCACAGAAAGTGCTCACTCAATACCGCAATTACCCTATCGACTCCGTGAACTCGCTTTTGGCCGATCGACTTGCTGGCCGCCCGATGGAGACGGACGCTCGCATCGGCGCTATAGTTCGCCACGGACGGCAGCGTAATATTCCGACGCCGCGAAACAGCCTATTGCTCGCTCTTCTCGAAGCCATCTAG
- a CDS encoding tyrosine-type recombinase/integrase — protein MKNKGVKFEEIGKHALEWYIEHGRKDVKNFRIRMNIILKDFGHRVAEEIKPSEIDAWLKKYDWSPATKNCYKNVFGKTFKIAFADGKVSGNPARLVEQRPEKNARLRFLSAEEEAKIREAIDLRCPRHMPELDIALNTGMRKSEQYSLEWGQVSFRRKRILLDETKNGSSREIPMNKTCVKAFEELHADRPHEGRIFQSKYGRDLNDSRAWFDRVVEDAKVSNFTWHALRHTFISRLVMAGVDLRTAQELAGHKTISMTVRYAHLAPEHNQAAIEKLDPKIR, from the coding sequence ATGAAGAACAAGGGGGTGAAGTTCGAGGAGATCGGGAAGCATGCTCTTGAGTGGTATATCGAACACGGCCGCAAGGACGTCAAGAACTTCCGCATAAGGATGAATATCATTCTTAAGGATTTCGGTCATCGAGTTGCCGAAGAAATCAAGCCCTCGGAGATTGACGCCTGGCTGAAGAAATATGACTGGTCGCCGGCGACGAAGAACTGCTACAAAAATGTCTTCGGTAAGACATTCAAAATCGCATTCGCCGACGGCAAGGTCTCAGGCAATCCGGCTCGGCTCGTAGAGCAGCGGCCAGAGAAGAATGCGCGCCTACGCTTCCTTTCTGCCGAGGAGGAAGCGAAGATTCGCGAAGCTATCGACCTTCGTTGCCCTCGGCATATGCCTGAACTCGATATCGCCCTGAACACGGGAATGCGAAAGAGTGAGCAGTACAGCCTGGAGTGGGGCCAGGTCTCTTTCCGGCGCAAGCGCATCCTCCTCGACGAGACGAAGAATGGGAGCAGCCGAGAAATACCAATGAATAAAACCTGCGTGAAGGCGTTCGAAGAACTGCACGCAGATCGGCCGCATGAGGGCCGGATCTTTCAGTCGAAATATGGTCGGGATCTTAACGATTCGAGGGCTTGGTTTGATCGAGTAGTTGAGGACGCAAAGGTGTCGAACTTCACATGGCACGCACTGCGCCACACGTTCATCAGTCGATTGGTCATGGCCGGAGTCGATTTGAGAACAGCTCAAGAACTTGCGGGGCACAAGACGATCTCGATGACCGTACGGTACGCCCATCTTGCTCCGGAGCACAATCAAGCAGCGATCGAGAAGCTAGATCCGAAGATCCGTTGA